One region of Streptomyces leeuwenhoekii genomic DNA includes:
- a CDS encoding MurR/RpiR family transcriptional regulator: protein MPENVKETFAPATGPAGQRGSVPAPAALVAKVRTLAPTMTRSMQRVAEAVAGDPAGCAALTVTGLAERTGTSEATVVRTARLLGYPGYRDLRLALAGLAAQQQSGGSPAITTDIAVDDPIADVVAKLAYDEQQTLADTAAGLDTVQLGAAVTALAAARRTDVYGIGASGLVAQDLTQKLLRIGLIAHAPGDPHLAVTNAVQLRAGDVAVAITHSGSTGDVIEPLRVAFEHGATTVAITGRPDSPVTQYADHVLTTATSRETELRPAAMSSRTSQLLVVDCLFVGVAQRTYDTAGPALAASYEALAHRHGAPRARP, encoded by the coding sequence GTGCCCGAGAACGTGAAGGAAACTTTCGCACCGGCCACCGGCCCCGCGGGCCAACGGGGTTCGGTCCCCGCGCCCGCCGCGCTCGTGGCCAAGGTGCGCACGCTGGCCCCCACGATGACCCGGTCCATGCAGCGCGTCGCCGAGGCCGTCGCGGGCGACCCGGCCGGCTGTGCCGCCCTCACGGTCACCGGCCTGGCCGAGCGCACCGGCACCAGCGAGGCCACCGTGGTGCGCACCGCCCGCCTGCTCGGCTACCCCGGCTACCGCGATCTGCGCCTGGCGCTGGCCGGGCTCGCCGCCCAGCAGCAGTCGGGCGGCTCCCCCGCGATCACGACCGACATCGCGGTCGACGACCCCATCGCCGACGTGGTCGCCAAACTCGCCTACGACGAGCAGCAGACCCTCGCCGACACCGCCGCCGGGCTGGACACCGTCCAGCTCGGCGCGGCCGTCACCGCGCTGGCCGCCGCCCGCCGCACCGACGTGTACGGCATCGGCGCCTCCGGCCTGGTCGCCCAGGACCTCACCCAGAAACTCCTGCGCATAGGGCTGATAGCCCACGCCCCCGGCGATCCGCACCTCGCCGTCACCAACGCCGTGCAGTTGCGCGCCGGGGACGTGGCCGTCGCCATCACGCACTCCGGTTCGACAGGCGACGTCATCGAGCCGCTGCGCGTCGCCTTCGAGCACGGCGCCACCACCGTCGCGATCACCGGCCGCCCCGACAGCCCCGTCACCCAGTACGCCGACCACGTACTCACCACCGCAACCTCCCGGGAGACCGAACTGCGCCCGGCGGCGATGTCGTCCCGCACCAGCCAGCTCCTCGTCGTGGACTGCCTGTTCGTGGGAGTGGCGCAGCGGACGTACGACACGGCGGGGCCCGCGCTGGCGGCCTCGTACGAGGCGCTGGCCCACCGGCACGGGGCGCCCCGCGCCAGACCGTAG
- a CDS encoding helix-turn-helix transcriptional regulator yields MASRSTEIEHLRDLARLRRVRDRIDREYARPLDVEALARGVHMSAGHLSRAFRAAFGESPYSYLMTRRIERAMALLRQGDLSVTEVCFAVGCASLGTFSTRFRELVGVPPSVYRREAARATTGMPACVAKQVTRPIREKGDKVGKGGQGGQGERTGREAG; encoded by the coding sequence GTGGCCAGTAGATCCACCGAAATTGAGCACCTGCGCGACCTCGCCCGGCTGCGCCGGGTCCGCGACCGGATCGACCGGGAGTACGCCCGGCCGCTGGACGTCGAGGCGCTCGCCCGCGGCGTGCACATGTCGGCCGGACACCTCAGCCGCGCCTTCCGGGCCGCCTTCGGCGAATCGCCGTACAGCTATCTGATGACGCGCCGCATCGAGCGCGCGATGGCACTGCTGCGCCAGGGCGACCTCAGCGTCACCGAGGTGTGCTTCGCGGTCGGCTGCGCGTCGCTGGGCACCTTCAGCACGCGCTTCCGGGAGCTGGTCGGCGTGCCGCCCAGCGTCTACCGGCGCGAGGCGGCCCGCGCGACCACGGGGATGCCGGCGTGCGTGGCGAAGCAGGTGACCAGGCCGATCAGGGAAAAGGGAGACAAGGTGGGCAAGGGGGGCCAGGGGGGCCAGGGGGAGCGGACCGGCCGGGAAGCGGGCTGA
- a CDS encoding DUF397 domain-containing protein, giving the protein MNTEQSQAQSLHWFKSSYSGGAGGECLEIAALPHSVHIRDSKDTGRGALTVSPASWSVFVDHTSRRR; this is encoded by the coding sequence ATGAACACCGAGCAGTCCCAGGCACAGTCGCTCCACTGGTTCAAGTCCAGCTACAGCGGTGGCGCAGGTGGTGAGTGCCTCGAGATCGCCGCTCTCCCTCACTCCGTCCACATCCGCGACTCCAAGGACACCGGCCGAGGGGCGCTGACCGTGTCCCCCGCCTCCTGGTCCGTCTTCGTCGACCACACCAGCCGTCGTCGCTGA
- a CDS encoding copper homeostasis protein CutC has product MSKRAVLEVIALDAEDAVAAQAGGADRLELVTDMAADGLTPSARTVAAIRAAVDIDARVMLRLADGFAAGDVERLVRVAGELREAGADQFVLGFLDPHGGVDLAAVERVAGVLEGCRWTFHRAIDRAADRDALRKHLADLPGLDTYLTAGAAGGVDEGLGVLRTEARRRGEPGYEQQLLVGGGLRLDHVPVLREAGIDAFHIGGAARPQGWAGPVSAEAVARWRAAIDD; this is encoded by the coding sequence ATGAGCAAGCGTGCAGTCCTGGAGGTGATCGCCCTCGACGCCGAGGACGCGGTCGCCGCCCAGGCCGGAGGCGCGGACCGCCTCGAACTGGTCACCGACATGGCGGCCGACGGGCTCACCCCGTCGGCCCGGACCGTGGCCGCGATCCGGGCCGCCGTCGACATCGACGCCCGGGTGATGCTGCGGCTCGCGGACGGCTTCGCCGCCGGGGACGTCGAGCGGCTGGTGCGGGTCGCGGGGGAGCTGCGGGAGGCCGGCGCGGACCAGTTCGTCCTCGGCTTCCTCGACCCGCACGGCGGCGTGGACCTCGCCGCGGTGGAGCGGGTCGCCGGTGTGCTGGAGGGCTGCCGGTGGACCTTCCACCGGGCGATCGACCGGGCCGCCGACCGCGACGCCCTGCGCAAGCACCTCGCCGACCTGCCCGGACTGGACACCTATCTGACGGCCGGGGCGGCCGGCGGGGTCGACGAGGGGCTCGGTGTCCTGCGGACGGAGGCCCGGCGGCGCGGCGAGCCGGGGTACGAGCAGCAGCTCCTGGTGGGCGGCGGCCTGCGGCTGGACCATGTGCCGGTCCTGCGGGAGGCCGGGATCGACGCCTTCCACATTGGCGGGGCGGCCCGACCGCAGGGCTGGGCCGGACCGGTGTCGGCGGAGGCGGTCGCCCGCTGGCGGGCAGCCATCGACGACTGA
- a CDS encoding maleylpyruvate isomerase family mycothiol-dependent enzyme, which translates to MTTPADLPDVRDPELPGRLLATERDVLVPLLRSRPDEDFTLPVAACPGWTVRDVLAHCSAALVRVVERRFEEGVFSPESNARDIAERAGWSHQKVVDELERGMTEAGPVIARADGALDQVALGEWVHAGDVREAIGEPGAYAGRGLPEALALLATVTRARGHVPLHADLDDVDEPLKLGEARGERPPGRFIGDAATLVRLYAGRRVDGAAYELAGVEERELNIFG; encoded by the coding sequence ATGACGACACCTGCCGATCTGCCCGACGTCCGCGATCCCGAGCTGCCCGGGCGGCTGCTGGCCACCGAGCGGGACGTGCTCGTGCCGCTGTTGCGCTCCCGGCCCGACGAGGACTTCACGCTGCCGGTGGCCGCCTGTCCCGGCTGGACGGTGCGGGATGTGCTGGCGCACTGTTCGGCCGCGCTGGTCCGGGTGGTGGAGCGGCGCTTCGAGGAGGGCGTCTTCTCGCCCGAGTCCAACGCCCGCGACATCGCCGAGCGGGCCGGGTGGTCGCATCAGAAGGTCGTCGACGAGCTGGAACGCGGCATGACCGAGGCCGGTCCGGTGATCGCGCGCGCGGACGGCGCCCTGGACCAGGTGGCGCTCGGGGAGTGGGTGCACGCGGGGGACGTGCGCGAGGCGATCGGGGAGCCGGGGGCGTACGCGGGGCGCGGGCTGCCGGAGGCGCTGGCGCTGCTCGCCACGGTCACCCGTGCCCGGGGCCATGTGCCGCTCCACGCCGACCTCGACGACGTGGACGAGCCGCTGAAGCTGGGCGAGGCCCGCGGCGAGCGGCCCCCGGGCCGTTTCATCGGCGACGCCGCCACGCTCGTACGGCTCTACGCGGGGCGGCGGGTGGACGGGGCGGCGTACGAGCTGGCGGGGGTGGAGGAGAGGGAGCTGAACATCTTCGGATGA
- a CDS encoding GNAT family N-acetyltransferase — MRNVGGEQVEEAVASAVALLRTAVDRDWEGPRAHGLEWSCRATATHVAECLVGYAAQLTGRAADDYVPFEIRLEEGTGNEGALRVIEAMGGLLAAAVRTTPREVRAFHPYPFRSANREGFAAMGITEVLLHTHDIARSLGLSYQPPAEVVSYVLTRIFPAVRPGPAPWPTLLWATGRGELPGRAPVTGWRWSNNLVIPSDRLTLEGVTPASAADLGADGDGGFAWAGSGPLEGTREGAGIVVKQYEEGVLRPEWGMFVLVRREDGLAVGAMGFHGPPDEDGRVEIGYDLVEAARGHGYATEALRALSGWALAREDVTVVCATTEPANLASQAVLARAGFTRVAGDGEQPAYELRR; from the coding sequence ATGCGGAACGTGGGCGGGGAACAGGTGGAAGAGGCCGTCGCGAGCGCCGTGGCACTGCTGCGGACGGCGGTGGACCGGGACTGGGAGGGGCCGCGGGCCCACGGGCTGGAGTGGAGCTGCCGGGCGACGGCGACGCACGTCGCGGAGTGCCTCGTCGGTTACGCGGCCCAGCTCACCGGGCGGGCGGCCGACGACTACGTCCCCTTCGAGATCCGCCTGGAGGAGGGCACCGGCAACGAGGGCGCGCTGCGGGTGATCGAGGCGATGGGCGGCCTGCTCGCCGCCGCCGTCCGCACCACCCCGCGCGAGGTCCGCGCCTTCCACCCCTACCCCTTCCGCAGCGCGAACCGCGAGGGCTTCGCCGCGATGGGCATCACCGAAGTACTGCTGCACACCCACGACATCGCCCGAAGCCTCGGACTGTCGTACCAGCCGCCCGCCGAGGTGGTCTCCTACGTGCTGACCCGGATCTTCCCGGCCGTCCGGCCGGGCCCCGCCCCCTGGCCCACCCTGCTGTGGGCCACCGGCCGCGGCGAGCTGCCCGGCCGCGCGCCGGTCACCGGGTGGCGCTGGTCGAACAACCTGGTGATCCCGAGCGACCGGCTCACCCTGGAAGGCGTCACTCCGGCGTCCGCCGCCGACCTGGGCGCGGACGGCGACGGCGGTTTCGCCTGGGCCGGGAGCGGGCCGCTGGAGGGCACCCGCGAGGGGGCCGGCATCGTGGTGAAGCAGTACGAGGAGGGCGTGCTGCGGCCCGAGTGGGGGATGTTCGTGCTGGTCCGCCGGGAGGACGGGCTGGCGGTCGGCGCCATGGGCTTCCACGGGCCGCCGGACGAGGACGGCCGCGTCGAGATCGGCTACGACCTCGTCGAGGCCGCCCGCGGCCACGGCTACGCCACCGAGGCGCTGCGCGCGCTGTCGGGGTGGGCGCTGGCCCGCGAGGACGTGACCGTCGTGTGCGCGACGACCGAGCCCGCCAACCTCGCCTCCCAGGCCGTCCTGGCACGCGCCGGTTTCACGCGGGTCGCCGGGGACGGTGAGCAGCCCGCCTACGAACTGCGCCGCTGA
- a CDS encoding PTS transporter subunit EIIC: protein MHTDARALAAALLPLVGGAANVHSAAHCVTRLRLALADRSRVDEAALRALPGVLGVVEDGESYQIVLGPGVVGRVTAEFERLLPSAAPAAPPPVTTAAELAARGAQLKDRHKRRNATPGRAALRRVADVFVPLIPALIGCGILAGVAGLLANLGWLPALTPALSALASAFMALIAVFVGHNTAREFGGTPVLGGAVAAVVVYPGVAEVTAFGSALTPGQGGVLGALAAALLGTYVEKWCRARFPGTLDVLLTPTLTVLVSGLVTLYVLMFAAGQVASATGTAATWLLGHTGALAGLLLGGLFLPLVMLGLHQALIPLHTTLIEQQGHTVLLPLLAMAGAGQVGAAAAVYVRLRHDTSMRTTIRSALPAGLLGVGEPLIYGVSLPLGRPFLTACAGGAAGGAFVGAFAMRGAEVGATAIGPSGWALFPLLAGDAGPAVAAAVYGGGLLTGYAVGFLATYCFGLSGTARVPVGAVCDPEGHEPRPADRPGPRPAPPR, encoded by the coding sequence GTGCACACCGACGCCCGCGCCCTCGCCGCCGCCCTCCTGCCCCTGGTCGGCGGAGCCGCCAACGTCCATTCCGCCGCCCACTGCGTGACCCGCCTGCGCCTGGCCCTGGCCGACCGCTCCCGGGTCGACGAGGCGGCCCTGCGGGCGCTGCCCGGGGTCCTGGGCGTGGTGGAGGACGGCGAGTCGTACCAGATCGTGCTCGGCCCCGGGGTGGTGGGACGGGTGACCGCGGAATTCGAACGGCTGCTGCCGTCCGCCGCGCCCGCCGCCCCGCCCCCCGTCACCACGGCGGCCGAACTGGCGGCGCGCGGCGCTCAGTTGAAGGACCGCCACAAGCGGCGCAACGCGACCCCCGGCAGGGCGGCCCTGCGCCGGGTCGCCGACGTGTTCGTGCCCCTCATCCCCGCCCTGATCGGCTGCGGCATCCTCGCGGGCGTCGCCGGCCTCCTGGCCAACCTGGGGTGGCTGCCCGCCCTCACCCCCGCCCTGTCCGCCCTCGCCTCCGCCTTCATGGCGCTGATCGCGGTCTTCGTCGGCCACAACACCGCCAGGGAGTTCGGCGGCACCCCGGTGCTGGGCGGGGCCGTCGCCGCCGTCGTGGTCTACCCGGGCGTGGCGGAGGTGACGGCGTTCGGCTCGGCCCTCACCCCCGGCCAGGGCGGCGTGCTGGGCGCGCTGGCGGCGGCGCTGCTGGGGACGTACGTGGAGAAGTGGTGCCGCGCCCGGTTCCCCGGCACCCTCGACGTGCTGCTCACACCGACCCTGACCGTCCTCGTCTCCGGCCTGGTCACGCTGTACGTCCTCATGTTCGCGGCCGGGCAGGTCGCCTCGGCGACCGGCACGGCGGCGACCTGGCTGCTCGGCCACACCGGGGCCCTGGCCGGCCTGCTGCTGGGCGGGCTCTTCCTGCCGCTGGTGATGCTGGGCCTGCACCAGGCCCTCATCCCGCTGCACACCACCCTCATCGAACAGCAGGGCCACACCGTGCTGCTGCCCCTGCTCGCCATGGCGGGCGCGGGCCAGGTCGGCGCCGCGGCGGCGGTCTACGTCCGCCTGCGCCACGACACCTCCATGCGTACGACGATCAGATCGGCGCTCCCGGCCGGGCTCCTCGGCGTCGGTGAACCGCTGATCTACGGCGTCTCCCTCCCGCTGGGCCGCCCGTTCCTCACCGCCTGTGCGGGCGGGGCGGCGGGCGGCGCCTTCGTCGGCGCGTTCGCGATGCGCGGCGCGGAGGTGGGGGCGACCGCGATCGGCCCCTCGGGCTGGGCCCTGTTCCCGCTGCTCGCGGGCGACGCGGGCCCGGCCGTGGCGGCGGCGGTGTACGGCGGCGGGCTGCTGACCGGATACGCGGTCGGGTTCCTGGCCACGTACTGCTTCGGCCTGAGCGGCACGGCACGGGTGCCTGTCGGTGCCGTGTGCGACCCTGAGGGACATGAACCACGCCCAGCTGACCGCCCTGGGCCGCGCCCTGCGCCTCCTCGGTGA
- a CDS encoding DUF4031 domain-containing protein, with protein sequence MTVYIDPPAWPGHGRMWSHLVSDASFDELHAFAARLGVPRRAFERDHYDIPEHRYADAVRAGAVEVGSREVVRLLRAAGLRRRKGRAQRRSS encoded by the coding sequence GTGACGGTCTACATAGATCCGCCTGCCTGGCCGGGCCACGGCCGGATGTGGTCACACCTCGTCAGCGACGCCTCCTTCGACGAGCTGCACGCCTTCGCCGCCCGACTGGGCGTCCCCCGGCGGGCCTTCGAGCGCGACCACTACGACATCCCGGAGCACCGCTACGCCGACGCGGTGCGGGCCGGCGCCGTGGAGGTCGGCAGCCGCGAGGTGGTGCGGCTGCTGCGCGCGGCCGGTCTGCGGCGGCGCAAGGGGCGTGCTCAGCGGCGCAGTTCGTAG
- a CDS encoding Scr1 family TA system antitoxin-like transcriptional regulator — MFTVWRPRRREDEIEEMVAARLARHRIYERKPAPTLSFVIEKSVLERPFGGVDVLRGWSTSSCGHRRCPLPNPCVTSRSCCKESYEHRAVPGTVAPLVQVQLQRWRRW; from the coding sequence ATGTTCACCGTGTGGCGGCCTCGACGGCGCGAGGACGAGATCGAGGAGATGGTGGCAGCACGGCTGGCCCGCCACAGGATCTACGAGAGGAAGCCTGCGCCGACGCTGAGCTTCGTCATCGAGAAGTCCGTGCTGGAGCGGCCGTTCGGCGGGGTGGACGTGTTGCGCGGTTGGAGCACATCATCCTGCGGGCACAGGCGCTGTCCCCTGCCGAATCCGTGCGTCACATCGAGAAGTTGCTGCAAGGAGAGCTATGAACACCGAGCAGTCCCAGGCACAGTCGCTCCACTGGTTCAAGTCCAGCTACAGCGGTGGCGCAGGTGGTGA
- a CDS encoding HelD family protein, which translates to MSTQPTQPAPSAPSAPSTSPDDNPLSRERAHLAASRAALRAMRADAESLDIRDVTANWVNAQVLERQIEERVKALADLGDTPLFFGRLDYLYAPGADRAEGAEGERFYIGRRHVHDADGDPMVIDWRAPVSQPFYRASKKDPMDIGLRRRFGYTGGDLTAYEDEHLSDPAEAASAGRLLQQEIERPRVGPMRDIVATIQPEQDEIVRSGLSGTVCVQGGPGTGKTAVGLHRVAYLLYAHRERLARTGTLVIGPNRSFLHYIEQVLPALGELAVAQATVDDLVAHVEVRGSDDARAAAVKGDARMAEVLRRALYAHVTPPTEPVVVVRGSRRWRVPAYELQEIVRELLERGIRYGAAREALPQRIAHAVLVQMERAGEAPDDRVQNAVARTGAVKAAVKEIWPAVDPARLVLRLLADPDFLGTHAEGVLTDEEQKAILWARPARSVKSAPWSPADAVLIDEATDLIERTHSLGHVVLDEAQDLSPMQYRAVGRRCSTGSATVLGDLAQGTTPWATRDWREALAHLGKGDAVIEELTAGFRVPTDVIAYASRLLPHIAPGLAPVRSIRENPGFFEIRDAAGAADVVGACRELLGREGSVGLIAADARVPELARALAEAGIAHLGPGEETTRDTRLTLVPASLAKGLEYDYVVLDEPQAVVDGEPDERTGLRRLYVALTRAVSGLVVTHAAPLPPQLA; encoded by the coding sequence TTGTCGACGCAGCCCACGCAGCCCGCGCCATCCGCCCCGTCCGCCCCGTCCACGTCTCCTGACGACAACCCCCTGTCCCGGGAGCGCGCCCACCTCGCCGCGTCCCGCGCCGCCCTGCGCGCGATGCGGGCCGACGCCGAGTCCCTCGACATCCGCGACGTCACCGCGAACTGGGTCAACGCCCAGGTCCTGGAGCGGCAGATCGAGGAACGCGTCAAGGCGCTGGCCGACCTCGGCGACACCCCGCTGTTCTTCGGCCGCCTCGACTATCTGTACGCGCCCGGCGCCGACCGGGCCGAAGGGGCGGAAGGGGAGCGCTTCTACATCGGGCGGCGGCACGTCCACGACGCCGACGGCGACCCCATGGTGATCGACTGGCGCGCGCCGGTCTCCCAGCCGTTCTACCGGGCCTCCAAGAAGGACCCGATGGACATCGGGCTGCGCCGCCGCTTCGGCTACACCGGCGGCGACCTCACGGCGTACGAGGACGAGCACCTGTCCGACCCGGCCGAGGCGGCGAGCGCGGGCCGGCTCCTCCAGCAGGAGATCGAGCGGCCCCGCGTCGGTCCCATGCGGGACATCGTGGCGACCATCCAGCCCGAGCAGGACGAGATCGTGCGCTCGGGGCTGTCGGGCACGGTCTGCGTGCAGGGCGGCCCCGGCACCGGGAAGACGGCGGTCGGCCTGCACCGGGTCGCCTATCTGCTGTACGCCCATCGCGAGCGGCTGGCCCGCACTGGCACCCTCGTCATCGGACCCAACCGCTCCTTCCTCCACTACATCGAGCAAGTGCTGCCCGCACTGGGCGAGTTGGCGGTGGCGCAGGCCACGGTCGACGATCTGGTGGCGCACGTGGAGGTGCGCGGCAGCGACGACGCCCGCGCCGCCGCCGTCAAGGGCGACGCCCGGATGGCCGAGGTGCTGCGCCGGGCGCTGTACGCGCACGTGACGCCGCCCACCGAGCCGGTCGTGGTGGTGCGCGGGTCACGCCGCTGGCGGGTTCCGGCGTACGAACTCCAGGAGATCGTCCGGGAGTTGCTGGAGCGCGGCATCCGCTACGGCGCAGCCCGCGAGGCCCTGCCGCAGCGCATCGCGCACGCCGTGCTGGTGCAGATGGAACGGGCGGGCGAGGCCCCGGACGACCGGGTGCAGAACGCGGTGGCCCGCACCGGCGCGGTCAAGGCGGCCGTGAAGGAGATCTGGCCCGCCGTCGACCCGGCCAGACTGGTACTGCGGCTGCTGGCGGACCCGGACTTCCTCGGTACGCACGCCGAGGGCGTCCTCACCGACGAGGAGCAGAAGGCGATCCTGTGGGCCAGGCCCGCCCGGTCGGTGAAGTCGGCGCCGTGGTCCCCCGCGGACGCCGTGCTGATCGACGAGGCCACCGACCTGATCGAGCGCACCCACTCCCTCGGGCACGTCGTCCTCGACGAGGCGCAGGACCTGTCCCCCATGCAGTACCGGGCGGTCGGCCGCCGCTGCAGCACCGGCTCGGCGACCGTGCTGGGCGACCTGGCGCAGGGCACCACGCCCTGGGCGACGCGCGACTGGCGGGAGGCGCTGGCCCACCTCGGCAAGGGCGACGCGGTGATCGAGGAGCTGACGGCCGGTTTCCGTGTGCCGACGGACGTCATCGCCTACGCCTCCCGGCTGCTGCCGCACATCGCGCCGGGCCTGGCGCCGGTGCGGTCGATCCGCGAGAACCCCGGCTTCTTCGAGATCCGGGACGCCGCCGGGGCCGCCGATGTCGTCGGCGCCTGCCGGGAGCTGCTGGGCCGCGAGGGCTCGGTCGGCCTGATCGCCGCCGACGCCCGCGTCCCGGAGCTGGCGCGGGCCCTGGCCGAGGCGGGCATCGCCCACCTCGGCCCCGGCGAGGAGACCACCCGGGACACCCGCCTCACGCTGGTCCCGGCCTCGCTCGCCAAGGGCCTGGAGTACGACTACGTGGTGCTGGACGAGCCGCAGGCCGTGGTGGACGGCGAACCGGACGAGCGCACGGGCCTGCGCCGCCTGTACGTGGCGCTGACCCGAGCGGTGTCCGGCCTGGTCGTCACCCACGCGGCGCCGCTGCCGCCGCAGCTCGCGTGA
- the murQ gene encoding N-acetylmuramic acid 6-phosphate etherase: MTLPSHHPELRAELEQLATEAFRPELSGIDRLPTLEIARLMNGEDATVPAAVAERLPEIAAAIDAVAARMARGGRLVYAGAGTAGRLGVLDASECPPTFNTAPGQVTGVIAGGPEAMVSPVEGAEDSRDLARADLDALGLTPDDTVVGVSASGRTPYAVGAVEHARARGALTIGLSCNAGSALAAAADHGIEVVTGPELVTGSTRLKAGTAQKLVLNMISTITMIRLGKTYGNLMVDVRASNDKLRARSRRIVALATGAGDEEIERALAAADGEVKHAILILLAGVDGPAAARLLEDSGGHLRAALAAAEG, encoded by the coding sequence ATGACCCTGCCCTCCCACCACCCCGAGCTGCGAGCCGAGTTGGAGCAGCTGGCCACCGAGGCGTTCCGCCCCGAGTTGTCCGGGATCGACCGCCTGCCCACCCTGGAGATCGCGCGGCTGATGAACGGCGAGGACGCCACGGTGCCCGCCGCGGTCGCCGAGCGGCTCCCCGAGATCGCCGCCGCGATCGACGCCGTGGCCGCGCGGATGGCCCGTGGCGGGCGGCTGGTCTACGCGGGCGCCGGCACGGCCGGGCGGCTCGGCGTGCTGGACGCCTCCGAGTGCCCGCCCACCTTCAACACCGCCCCCGGCCAGGTCACCGGAGTGATCGCGGGCGGCCCCGAGGCCATGGTGTCGCCGGTCGAGGGCGCGGAGGACTCCCGTGACCTGGCGCGGGCGGACCTGGACGCCCTCGGGCTCACCCCCGACGACACGGTGGTCGGCGTCTCGGCCTCCGGGCGCACCCCGTACGCGGTCGGCGCGGTCGAGCACGCCCGCGCGCGCGGCGCCCTCACCATCGGCCTGTCCTGCAACGCGGGCAGCGCCCTGGCGGCCGCCGCCGACCACGGCATTGAGGTCGTCACCGGCCCGGAGCTCGTCACCGGCTCCACCCGGCTGAAGGCGGGCACGGCCCAGAAGCTCGTCCTCAACATGATCTCGACGATCACGATGATCCGGCTGGGCAAGACCTACGGGAACCTGATGGTCGACGTCCGCGCCTCCAACGACAAACTGCGCGCCCGTTCCCGCCGGATCGTCGCCCTGGCCACGGGCGCGGGGGACGAGGAGATCGAACGCGCCCTGGCCGCCGCGGACGGCGAGGTGAAGCACGCCATCCTGATCCTGCTGGCGGGCGTCGACGGCCCGGCGGCGGCCCGCCTTCTGGAGGACTCCGGCGGCCATCTGCGTGCCGCGCTCGCCGCGGCGGAGGGCTGA